GGAAAGGCAATTATTGTGATAGTCTTGCAATCTCTATTGGTTACGCTGCCCATAAAGACTATCCTGATGTATCCGTAGAAGAATTAAGAAAAATCGCAGATAATATTATGTACGACGAAAAAACAAAATATTATCAGGAAACAGGTTATGAGAGGCGTGGGAGACGCTAATGTACCTGTTTTTATTGTAAAAGAACGGCACGCGAATTTCTGATGAAATTCGCGTGCCTATAGATTTTCTAAATTTCCTCAAAAATTCGGAAATCATTCTTTAATTATCAAGCAAAACATCTTCCATATCCGCAAAATTGATACTTCTCTGCTCAAATTCGCCAAACTGGGATTTTCTTATACTTTTCTTTTTTACAGGAGCTTTATATCCGTTTTTTATTGCAGAAATCATAAATCCGATAACATTATCAACATCCCCGGAATATTTCAGGATTTCCGCAGCCTCGGTTATCTTGGGAATATCATATGAAGCAGCTTCAGCTATTGATTTTGCATCCGAACTGCCAATTCTTGCAGAACATGCATCCTCCATGATATCCCTGACTTTGAATATAATATCCAGCTTTTCCTCTTCTGAATACTCCTTAACGGGTCTTGTCTTCTCTTCTGCCTTTTTTGACTGTTCTTTCTTATAATCAAGGATAAACTTGATCATTTTGACCTTAGCACCCTTTTTAATAGGCTTAAAATCCACAGAAAGTGCGGTCTTTTCATTAATCTCATCAACAGAAGGAACTATTATACGTTTTTTAAGATCCGAATATACCGGATACACAGGACTGGGCTTTATTCCCGCTGCTTTATCTGCCTCGTATTTTTTCAAGGCAATCTCTTCTATCCTGTCATAATCAGGATTAGGTGAATTAAGTATCTTATATATTTCAGGTGAAATCTGATGATCAATGATACCTGCCTTAAGCTTCAGATCAGTAAGGCTGATCTCGAAAACTACGGGTTCTTCCTTTACCTTATGTACAGCTCGGTTATAATCCAGCTGAGACTTTAAGAACTCATACAGTCTGAAAGAGTACATACTGGATAAACTCATAGCCTCCGGCATAGACAATATCGTATAATTGCCTTTATAGAACTGAAGGTAATCATTCAGCTTATTATTAAAGGTTATACGAAACTCACCGTTCTCAAAATTGGCATCTGTAACAACGTTTGTTACCTGTAACCTTTTTTGCTCATCATCCATATAGATAATCTTCCAGTCAGTAAGAGTAGCCTTCTCTTTATTAGGAAGAGTCAGTTCCTTGATATGCTGATATGTTGATCCACCAGTCGTTCCCAAAATGTCCTTTAATTGTTGAGAATACAGGACACATTCCATTGAATTGGTCTTTTCATCCATATAAGCATATGAAAGTGAGATCATAAACAGCTTTTGCAGCATTAATGATGCCCTTCCACGGCTATTTATCAGTATATTGGATTTTTTTACGGAATTCATCGATGTCGGCAGGAGCTTCTGCTGCTCATACCGCTCGTTAGACATTCTCCCCATTTGTCCCCCAAATCGTTTATGATATATAATCTCTTGTGATATGTAACAAATCATCTACCATATTTTGTATTTTCTTTTAATATTCTACCACAAAACCATTCCCGATTTGTCCGTTTTTTTATTCCCAATTTGTCCGTTTTGGTTATTTTCCTCATATGTCCGTTTTTTAGGGTTTTAATTTCCCAATTTGTCCCACTTTATTTCTTTAACAAATCCTCTCAAACTACTGATTAACAGTGGCTTAATGTAATTTTCCCAATTTGTCCGTCATACCTTTCACATTTTTTTATTGATATTTTCCCAAAATGACCATAGTTTAAAGAGCATAATATTCATCAATAAAAACGTACAATATATATTATTTTTATCAATAAATTTTGTTATTTAAAAGCGTGACTAACTCGGTCAATAGCTCATTTTTAGATTATTTTCGATTGTTCAAACATCAAAAAACAATATATTGTTCATTTCTTAGCTATGAATTTTCCTCATATGTCCGTTTATATGATTTATATAGAAATTTGCCTTTTTTGTCCCTTATATTCCCTATTTGTCATGTTTATCTCCTCATATGTCCGTTTTCTACTCCCTGTCTGTCATATTTTTATACCTGGATGTCTTTATATAACGCTCCCCAAAAGTCCCTCTAAAAGCCTCTTTTTGTCCTTATGGAACTACCTGAAAATCCCGCTATTACTCCCTATTTGTCCGTTTAATAGTTATAAAAATGGCTTATTCTCGCACTATACAATAATTCTAAATAAATAAAAGAAGTTGTATGTTAAGTAAATATAATAACATAACATTAAATGTGTATATGGACAAATTAGGAATTTATTTTTCTTGTAACATGAAATTGTTTTAATGTTATCCATATACATGATGAAATAGTAACAATACCAGACAGAGTTATCATTATATATTTCTTGAAAATATTGATTGGATAAAAAGAAATATTCTATAAACCGGTATAAATTGTTGATGAAGGTTCATAACCGCATAAATAAGTATGTATTAGATTTAACAAGGATAATGATCTTTTATTAAATAATCCTCTAAAAAGACGTTAAAACCTATTTGTAGAAGATTATTAAGGTCATTATGACAATGATATTGTCATAACATTTAGAGAATAAGCAATAGCCTCTATTTACTCAAATCAAAAATCTCTGTTTTAAAACATTTTTTATAGACATCATTTACTGGTTTAACGATAATAATAGGATTTATTAGCATGCATATGATGTATATATATACGGCTGAGTGAAAGATTTAAATAGAACATAGGAAAAGTGAATTTATCAAAGATATGATGTATTTTATTTGAAAAAATGGAGAAACAATAATGCGTTATATGTGGAGTAAATAGTAGCGTAATGCGTGTGATAAAATAACGTATATATATTGATGATAAAAGGTAGTTATAAACATGAATGGATTTATATGTTTGGTTGATTTTTTTTACTCTTTTTGTGCGAGAGAAAACATATTAGTGTAATACAAACCGAAAAAATAAGAATCAAAATAAAGATAAATAATTATAAAAAAGAAATATAATTTTTTATCTTTATAAAGATGAAAAATTATATATTCTTTTTATTGAAATTACATGAAAATATATTGTTATTATAAATATTTAAAAGCCAAGCAATCTGTTTATGATGCTTAGCTTTTAATAATATCCATATTAATAAATCAAAACATGATAACAAATGTGATATATGACTGACTGAGACAATAAACCCTTTAAGTAAGTTCTATAACCCTTATTTGTTTTATAATTTACACATAAAATTTGATTAAAAAACTTAAGGTTAAATATTTTTTAAAGATACAAAATATAGGATTTATCTGAAGGCTTGTTCATGATTTATTTTATAAAATTCTATGACTTCATCCCAAAATTTATTTAACTTTTTACCAAGTGCTCCTGACTGTCTGGTAAGGTATATATAATTCTCCTCAGAAATGTCAGCAGCTACACGGTGACGAAGCTTGGAAAGATCTTGAGCAGGTTCCGGTGTAGGTATAACAACCGGTTTAACAATTTCCTTTACTATAGGAGTCTCTACTACCGGTGTAGGAATAACTATCTCCTGTTCAGGTTCTTCCTGGATTTTTTCTTCTATTGGAGCCTGAATTACTGTTTCAACAGGCTCTTCCGTAACAGTTTCTTCAACAATAGACTCAGTTTCAGCAATTTCTTCTTCTATCATTTCATCTACAGGTGACTCTTTTACGGGCTCTTCCTCGACAACTTTTACTTTTTCGGTTTTTACTGTTTTAGCAGCCTTCTTTTCAGCTTTTTCAGCCTGTTGTCTGGCTTTTTCCTTGATATTTTCAGAAACAGAGTTTCTGTTATTTGCAAATGCTTCAGCAAAATTTTTTGATGATTTTCCGGCTGCCATATTATTCTACCCCCAGATATTCTTTAATAAAGTCCTCATAATCAAGCTCTACACCACTTCCTGATGAATAATCAATAAGAGGCATTTTCATGACCTGAGACTCTTCAACTGTTACCGTAGTACGAATACTTGTATCAAAAACTCTTGTACCCATTCTTTCAGCTTCAGCTTCTATAATGCTCTTTCCTGCCTGGCCTACTTTTGTGCGGCTGGAATGCATTGTAAGAAGTATACCTGCA
Above is a genomic segment from Butyrivibrio sp. AE3004 containing:
- a CDS encoding replication initiation protein, giving the protein MGRMSNERYEQQKLLPTSMNSVKKSNILINSRGRASLMLQKLFMISLSYAYMDEKTNSMECVLYSQQLKDILGTTGGSTYQHIKELTLPNKEKATLTDWKIIYMDDEQKRLQVTNVVTDANFENGEFRITFNNKLNDYLQFYKGNYTILSMPEAMSLSSMYSFRLYEFLKSQLDYNRAVHKVKEEPVVFEISLTDLKLKAGIIDHQISPEIYKILNSPNPDYDRIEEIALKKYEADKAAGIKPSPVYPVYSDLKKRIIVPSVDEINEKTALSVDFKPIKKGAKVKMIKFILDYKKEQSKKAEEKTRPVKEYSEEEKLDIIFKVRDIMEDACSARIGSSDAKSIAEAASYDIPKITEAAEILKYSGDVDNVIGFMISAIKNGYKAPVKKKSIRKSQFGEFEQRSINFADMEDVLLDN